In Candidatus Hydrogenedens sp., the following are encoded in one genomic region:
- a CDS encoding recombinase family protein, producing MSKLRKEEIKNKINIEEIIPLKEQESSMKKNLTHGERVRRGQIASVQQGRYGTGPAPYGYRRGEEGEKPLVVDDYEAEIVRMIFREYIRMRSTGRVVEYLHSKGIFTRQGKKWSRQAISIILSNRTYRGRVCFGGIETEGLHDPIIEPALFYKANAIRQSRSRKRD from the coding sequence ATGAGTAAGTTGCGCAAAGAGGAAATCAAGAACAAAATAAACATTGAGGAGATAATTCCGCTAAAAGAACAGGAATCTTCAATGAAGAAAAATTTAACTCATGGAGAACGGGTGCGTCGTGGGCAGATAGCCTCCGTTCAACAGGGAAGATATGGAACCGGTCCGGCTCCGTATGGCTATCGTCGTGGTGAAGAAGGAGAGAAACCTTTAGTTGTTGATGACTATGAAGCAGAAATTGTCCGTATGATTTTCCGTGAATATATACGAATGCGTAGCACAGGCAGGGTTGTAGAATATCTGCACTCCAAAGGGATTTTTACTCGTCAGGGCAAGAAATGGTCTCGACAGGCAATATCCATTATCCTTTCCAATCGCACCTATCGTGGACGGGTCTGTTTCGGTGGAATTGAAACAGAAGGATTACACGACCCCATCATTGAACCTGCCCTGTTTTATAAAGCGAATGCGATTCGTCAAAGCCGAAGCAGGAAAAGAGACTAA